The sequence below is a genomic window from Nitrososphaerota archaeon.
CAGCTCTGTCATACCCTATTAGTGGTGCGACGACCGTAATCATAGCAATTGTATCGTCTGCATGCCTTTGCGTCTTGGTCCTGTTGGCCTTGATTCCGTCTATGCACCTTTTGGAGAACGTTTTTGCAGCAGCTGAAATTAATTCAAGAGACTCCAGCAGTGTATAGGCTATAACGGGCATCATGGTATTGAGTTCAAGGTTTCCAGATTGGCTTGCAATCGTAATGGTAAGATTGTTCCCCATGACTTTTGCAGCAACCATGCTTACAGCTTCTGGGATTACCGGGTTGACCTTTGCGGGCATTATGCTCGAACCCGGCTGGATAGCAGGCAGCTCTATTTCATCAAAACCCGTTCTGGGGCCAGAGTAAAGCAACCTCAGATCATTTGCAATTTTCATCAGACCTACAGCGATTACATTCAGAGCTCCGCTAAGCTCCACAGCAGTGTCCTTGTTCTGCATAGCCTCAAACAGATTCTCCGCCCTTCTGACCTCCATCTTTGATATTTGCCTGAGCTCTTCTATGACAAGCGCAGCGAACTTTGGGTGTGCGTTCAAGCCAGTGCCTACAGCCGTGCCTCCAATCGGGAGCTCGGAAAGGTGAGGAATGCAGTTTTCAATTCTCCTGATGTTATGTCCTATCACGCTCGCGTACCCGCCGAATTCTTGGCCAAGAGTCATCGGCACGGCATCCTGAAGGTGCGTCCTGCCAGCTTTTACGATATTATCGAATTCTCTGGCCTTTTTCCTCAGCGAAGTTTCGAGAGTCTTAAGAGAAGGTATCAGCTCTTCCTTTACTGCCTGCAGTGCTACCAAGTTTATCGCTGCAGGAAATACGTCGTTTGTTGATTGTCCCATATTGACGTGGTCATTGGGATGCACGCTTCTGTAACCAATATCGCCTCCGAGCATCAAGTTGGCCCTGTTGGCGACTATCTCATTTGCATTCATGTTGGTCGATGTCCCCGAGCCTGTCTGGAATACGTCTATAACAAATTGATCGTCAAACTTCCCTTTGACGGCTTCTTCTGCAGCAGCGACTATGGCATCTCCTCTTTTCTTGTCGAGGAGTTTTAGCCTAAGGTTTACCTTAGCGGCTGCAAGCTTTATCATGCATAGAGCACATATGAATCTCTTCTGGAATCTTAAATTAGAAATCTGGAAGTTCTCCAAAGCCCTCTGTGTCTGCGCACCGTATAGAGCGTCTGCTGGAACCTTTACGTTTCCCATAGCGTCGCTCTCCCTCCTGAACTTTTTCATTATGAGTCCTAATGGTCTAGAATACGGCTCAAAATCTCTTTCTAATAAGCAAAAATAGATTTAATCTTCAAGGGTTTAGGATAGGTAATGCCAAAGAAGTTCAGGATCACTGCAAAGGTTAACAACCTATGGGCCGTTGAGCAGCTCGTTGCAAAAGTAAATGCTGACAAGAGGCTAAGGTGCGAAATCAAGGACGACTGGACTGTTTACATTTACGGGGAAGGCGAAGAGCTTTTGGAGGAAGCTAAGATTCTTGTGACCAGATCCTTTGGCTACGTGGACGCTGTAGAATAGTTGAATTATAACCGTATCAAATAAGAACTGTGGAGTCTGAATGTCCTAACTGCGGCTCTCTGATGCAGGTTAATGTGAAGAAGGCGTATACAGAGTACAGATGCCCAAAATGCGGGCACATAATTCTTGATCTGGAGATGGATTATGATTGATCTCCCCTAAGCGACTGTGCCCTCAGTTAGCTTCTACTGACGTGGGCTACAACATAAAGCCAGAATTATCTATGTATAGCTACTAGGCCCCCCATTACATATTTAAACTCAAAAATATGCCAATGATTCTAGAATGACTGGATGAATGCCAAAGGCCTGACGAGGAACGTAATCGTTCTTGGGCTGATAAGTTTCTTCTCCGATCTTAGCACCGAAATGATAACTCCAGTATTGCCTTTATTCCTTGTCGGCGTTTTGGGAGCCAGCTATGTTCTGGTAGGCTTGATCGAGGGAAGCGCAGACTTTCTGATTGGGATGCTCAAGTTCGTTTCCGGCTGGTACTCCGACAAGATAGAGAAAAGGAAGCCATTCATAGTTCTGGGCTATCTTGCTGGTGCTTTTGTTAAGCCGATGATTTCTCTTGCTCAGGTTCCTCTGCACTACATGGGCCTGAGGCTTGCTGAAAGGGCTGGAAAGGGAATAAGAGGGACTCCTAGAGATGCTTTGATCGTAGATTCCGTCGATAAATCTGTGCTTGGCAGGGCTTTTGGCTTTCGTAGCATGATGGATACTGCAGGTGCAGTTGCTGGAGCAGTTTCGAGCCTTGTCCTAGTTGCTATATTGGTCGGGGAGCCTTCCTCAGTGTACAGAACAATGTTCGTAATATCTGCCGTTCCTGCATTTATTGCCGGGGCTCTCGCCCTGTTCGTCGTAAAGGAATTTAAGAGAGCCAATGTGCAAATTGGTAAGAAATCGTTCTCTGCAGGGCTGAAGTCTTTCAATAGAGAGTTGAAATTTTTCATTTTTACGATCGGGTTATTTTCGCTTGGAAACTTTACCCTTGCATTCTTCATACTCCGCGCAAAGTCTCTGAATATTCCCGATAATCAAACTGTTCTTTTGTTCCTCCTGTTCAACATTGTTTATGCGCTTGCTGCCATTCCGTTTGGAGAGCTTTCGGATAGGATAGGGAGGAGGAAGGTTATCGCATTGGGATTTGCAATGTTTTCAGCAGTATGCTTGGGCTTTGCTTTTTCTACGGACGTTGTCCAAGTTGCAGTTTCGTTCGCGTTTTATGGTTTATTCATGGGAGTCTTTGGTGGTGTACCGCAGGCTTATGTCTCTGAAATTGCTCTGCAGGAGTACAAGGCTACTGCTCTTGGCGTTCATGCTACGGTTTCTGCAGCGCTGGCCCTTGCTTCAAGCGTAATTGGAGGATTCTTGTGGGATTCTTTTGGTGCATCTATAGCGTTTGGCTATGGCGCTCTCATGGGCCTGATTGCTTTAGCATTATTCGGTTTGGATAGCAGGTTAGCAAAACGATGATTTTTATGCATCCTTTGGCAAATAAAAGGAAATGGCTAATCTAAGTTTCAAGTTCTTTTCCTCGATACATGTAGCCATGTATAAGCTGAGTGGAGGTCGTCTTGGAACAAGAGTCCTCGGCGTCTCTATACTGCTACTCACGGTTAAGGGGCGTAAGACGGGCAAGCAACGGACAACCCCTCTAATGTACTTCAGGGATGGCGATAACATACTATTGGTCGCATCGAAGGGAGGCCATCCAAGGCATCCAGAATGGTACGTCAATCTAGCTGCCAACCCAGATGTTATGGTTCAAATCGGGCCT
It includes:
- a CDS encoding MFS transporter, with the protein product MNAKGLTRNVIVLGLISFFSDLSTEMITPVLPLFLVGVLGASYVLVGLIEGSADFLIGMLKFVSGWYSDKIEKRKPFIVLGYLAGAFVKPMISLAQVPLHYMGLRLAERAGKGIRGTPRDALIVDSVDKSVLGRAFGFRSMMDTAGAVAGAVSSLVLVAILVGEPSSVYRTMFVISAVPAFIAGALALFVVKEFKRANVQIGKKSFSAGLKSFNRELKFFIFTIGLFSLGNFTLAFFILRAKSLNIPDNQTVLLFLLFNIVYALAAIPFGELSDRIGRRKVIALGFAMFSAVCLGFAFSTDVVQVAVSFAFYGLFMGVFGGVPQAYVSEIALQEYKATALGVHATVSAALALASSVIGGFLWDSFGASIAFGYGALMGLIALALFGLDSRLAKR
- a CDS encoding class II fumarate hydratase, with translation MKKFRRESDAMGNVKVPADALYGAQTQRALENFQISNLRFQKRFICALCMIKLAAAKVNLRLKLLDKKRGDAIVAAAEEAVKGKFDDQFVIDVFQTGSGTSTNMNANEIVANRANLMLGGDIGYRSVHPNDHVNMGQSTNDVFPAAINLVALQAVKEELIPSLKTLETSLRKKAREFDNIVKAGRTHLQDAVPMTLGQEFGGYASVIGHNIRRIENCIPHLSELPIGGTAVGTGLNAHPKFAALVIEELRQISKMEVRRAENLFEAMQNKDTAVELSGALNVIAVGLMKIANDLRLLYSGPRTGFDEIELPAIQPGSSIMPAKVNPVIPEAVSMVAAKVMGNNLTITIASQSGNLELNTMMPVIAYTLLESLELISAAAKTFSKRCIDGIKANRTKTQRHADDTIAMITVVAPLIGYDRAARIAKKAMKSGKSIKDIIIDEGILPKEKANSILNPKKLAKGGSLSN
- a CDS encoding nitroreductase family deazaflavin-dependent oxidoreductase, with protein sequence MANLSFKFFSSIHVAMYKLSGGRLGTRVLGVSILLLTVKGRKTGKQRTTPLMYFRDGDNILLVASKGGHPRHPEWYVNLAANPDVMVQIGPEKLPMRASTASDEEKSRFWPQIVRTYKGYEEYQRKTTRNIPVVILKRR